The Coprobacillus cateniformis DNA window TGATCAACAATCGCTTTTATACCAATAGATTTATCTCCAGGTTCCACAAATAAGAATTCTTTATGAAATCGACACCATGGTAATTCTTTTAAAGATTCTAATTGATCTTCTTCAGGACTATAACAAGCAATATAAACCTTATATATTTCATCATAATCTCTAGGATCTAATCCCTCTTTAACAACCGTGTCCATATATATATCATGTGTAAAATCATAAAAACGCTCATCTGGAGCAAGTCTTCTTGTTGCATTATCTGGAGAAATAGCCCAAATAAATCCCTTTTCCTTACACTCATCAATTAATCGTAAACATTTGTCATAATCAAGTGGTTTAATTTCTAATAACTTGCTATCTATTGTAATTCCATTTCCACCATCACTAACCATATTTTTAAAACCT harbors:
- a CDS encoding HAD-IIB family hydrolase, yielding MGKRKFFFFDIDGTLAVGTPGDQYVPESTKLALRKLEEQGHFLAIATGRSYAMAKNHMEELGFKNMVSDGGNGITIDSKLLEIKPLDYDKCLRLIDECKEKGFIWAISPDNATRRLAPDERFYDFTHDIYMDTVVKEGLDPRDYDEIYKVYIACYSPEEDQLESLKELPWCRFHKEFLFVEPGDKSIGIKAIVDHFGGDYKDVVVFGDEKNDLSMFTGEWTSIAMGNAIDELKAKATYVTDDADKDGIYKACQYYGWID